A window from Vigna angularis cultivar LongXiaoDou No.4 chromosome 7, ASM1680809v1, whole genome shotgun sequence encodes these proteins:
- the LOC108336225 gene encoding uncharacterized protein LOC108336225 has protein sequence MATTEDNGKKEGTNLLGSPTFTELENGRFRCVETGHEVLSKDIASYSHSKKCRLGLIDFALSNRKAPLNMFKQDPLSRSKLICKLTGDNVNKSEEHIWKHMSGKRFLNKLEREEEDKLSCQGMEVEDRLEESKSADDGGKDKKKKKKKKKKNKGIDEENLLESKSANAGEKDRMMKKKKNKDTTVEEIRSEVRKSSVEDSDTEEEDFWMPPVGDRWDHDDGGDRWGSESESVQEIEDGNVIDGAVVEDCKESEELSSRTKRMSIEIGPSSFATRKKKSKSQHT, from the exons ATGGCAACGACAGAAGACAATGGAAAGAAGGAAGGAACCAACTTGCTTGGCTCGCCCACTTTCACAGAGTTGGAAAACGGCCGTTTCAGGTGCGTTGAAACTGGCCACGAGGTCCTTTCTAAGGACATAGCGTCCTACTCTCACAGCAAAAAATGTCGTTTGGGTCTCATCGATTTCGCCTTGTCCAATCGCAAAGCCCCTCTCAACATGTTCAAGCAAGACCCTCTCTCTCG TTCAAAGTTAATATGTAAGCTGACTGGGGACAACGTTAATAAGTCTGAAGAACATATCTGGAAGCATATGAGTGGCAAAAGATTTCTCAATAAATTAG aGCGAGAGGAAGAAGATAAGTTATCTTGCCAAGGAATGGAAGTTGAAGATAGGTTAGAGGAGTCAAAAAGTGCAGACGATGGAGGAAaggataaaaagaagaagaagaaaaagaagaagaagaataaaggAATTGATGAGGAGAACTTACTGGAGTCAAAAAGTGCAAATGCTGGAGAAAAGGATAgaatgatgaagaagaaaaagaataaggaCACGACAGTTGAAGAAATTAGATCAGAAGTTAGGAAGTCTTCCGTTGAGGATAGTGACACAGAAGAGGAAGACTTCTGGATGCCTCCTGTTGGTGATCGGTGGGACCATGATGATGGGGGAGATCGATGGGGTTCTGAGTCTGAGTCAGTGCAGGAAATTGAAGATGGGAATGTAATCG ATGGTGCTGTTGTTGAGGATTGCAAGGAGTCAGAAGAGTTGTCATCAAG gACAAAAAGAATGTCAATAGAAATTGGACCGAGCAGCTTTGCtacaagaaagaagaaaagtaagAGCCAGCACACTTAG